GgcgggtgcaataggacatcccatccgagctcccataGCGGGTCAtaaaagatgtgtgaggccgagcgttgtcctggtggaaaacaacaccattcctattgatcatttctggccgctgctggtcaatcgcctgctacaaacggtcaagctgctcacagtagagagccgagttgagggtctggccatagctgagcagctcatagtggatgattcccttccaatcccaccaaacacacagcagaaccttcctggccgtcaatccgggcttggcgatggtttgggccggctcaccgcgcttcgaccacgacttttttctctttaggttgtcgtacgtgatccacttttcatcaccagtcaccatcttcctcaaaaatgggtcgagtttgttccgtttcagcagtacaTCGCAGGCgctgattcggtctaaaagatttttttgcgtcaactcgtgtggcactcatacatccagctttctttggaatccaatcttctgcaaatggttccaaacggttttatggtctatacccagttcctggaaaattgagcgagtgctcacatgccggtctacttggatgatttcaacgattttatcggtttccacgaagATTAGCCtgccagtacggggtgtatcttcgacagccactacaccagaacgaaatcgaccaAACCaatgctgtgctgtgcgaatcgttacagtatcgggtccataaactacacgaattttttcggccgccttcgttgcagtttgacctcgcaggtagtacaaacgtaaaatatggtggactccatctttgacgcgctataacttgagactgaaaaggacaatcacaacactgtcaaaacgacaccaGTAGCACAGATTCTCGACTTTAAATAACCGTATAGTATgatccgatgcgataagtacaacacaagatatgtttgcttgtgttgccatatattgacaatttcatttctttttccccaacccaatatgatCAAAAGTTTCGACAAACGATGAGATACCCTTTTCCTAACGTTTACTGTTTAGACTCATTTACTTATTATCTAAGGTTTATAGAGTCATATTTGACCTTAAAATAACGCTTATTTGCTATATAATTAACaattttataattattaaaatcaATACGAGTTTGATAGGTTCTAGGATTTAAGATTTAGTAGGAGCAAGTGAGGTTGTTTGGTTGGATGAGTAGTAGAGGAAATAGATCAAACAATGATGTCAGTTCTTCTGAAGAACAGATTATGGGGGCCCATTAGGCTGTTATCACGATTAGCTGAGATATCTCTAACCGGTATGTCAGATTGTCTGCCTAGTGTCCTGGGTGATTCAGATAGTTTAGAAACCCGGGTTTTTTATGAGTTACGTACCCTACGcctaaaaaaaacctgggtgtgtGCTGAAATAATTTCAATACAACACGAATTCAAATGAACGAAGAACAtcgatcaattattttcattcattatttagcCCTTTGCAGTCatatgtctgctctcagccaccacagcaaggaatcacaCTAAATACTTTGTCCAACCATATAATAGTAATAGTTAACATTTTCTctgaacgaattttaatgtctagtgaactttttcacgaattaTTACCCAGTTTATATAGATACTAGATACCGTTACTCGGtgtgaacaaaaaaatattagcgtggaaagataagagaaTCTTTTTCACGGGAAATGAATTCCGACCGCGAATGGTTGAAACTTGGAAATATTTTAAGAAACCGTGGTTcccatggcctagtggtaagTGTTACGCTTGTCAAGATGGGAGCTTCGGGTCAGAAATTTTATCGTCATAGATAATTTTTCTGGCTTGCACAGGTTCAGGGGACTGTCTGGGGTGAGGTAGGATGAGCAACGGGCATTGCTAATCCAACAGGCATTGCGGAAGTGTGTTGGAGAGGATCTACAGTACGTACGTTTCGCGATAGTCATATcatctaccagagctgcggcaacactaaCGACTAAACACTAAAGCGTGTGATTGGATGATAGCCAATCAAcccaagaatgtgcagattgaggattaaAGGCCGATTTTTTAATATCAGCGTCATGAACGTACACAGCCTTCACTTGGAAAGTCCCAATTATGACAAAAACGAATTCTACGTGCAGCAGGAACGTGAATACGAACGCTGCCCAAAACATGATATGAAGATCATCATCGTAGATTACAATGCTCAGATAGGTAAAGCCGAGTAGCTCAAACCTGTAATTGGTAGACACAGCGCACAccagtgaacaaaggaaaacgGCGATTTCGTCACCTCTAAGAATATGGCCGTACGTAGTACCTTTTTTCAACACAAATTACTCCATCAATCGACCGAGCTATGATAGACGGTCGGTATTTCTCGGACATAACTGACGTCAGAGtctcgataggttctgacgtcagtTATGTCCGAGAAATACCGACCGGCTAACATCAATTCGGATCACTACCTAGTGATGGTTAAGATGCGCCCAAAACTCTCCGTTATGAACAACATTCGGTACTGACGCCCACGATGGTACAATCCCACGCGACTGAAGTCATGAATGTCCGCAATTGTTACACGAGAAGAACGCCACGCGGGAGCTAATGCTGCGTCAAGCTACCCATCAGAACTTGGAACGATATAGACAGAAACGAAAACGGCAAACCCAACTCTTCAGGGAAAATAAGCGCCGCCAGGGAAAGGAGGAGTGTGAAGAACTCAAACAGTTGCACCGTTCTCATGAGACGCGAAAGTTCTACCGGAAAACGAGCAGAAATGTGTCGTAATAAGGATGGCAATATCCTGACGAACGAACGTCAAGTGACCGAAAGGTGGAGACAGCATTTCGATAAACACCTGAGTGGTGTACAGGCAGAGAATTAAGATAACGATGGAAGTGATTACGTTGGTGCAGTAAATAATGAAGATGTACCACTCCCAACGATAGGTGAAGTTAGGAATGCCATCAAGCAGCTTAAGAACAACAAATCAATTGGCGAAGATGGCATCGGAGCATAACTCATCAAGCTGGATCCGGAAGAATTGGTTAATTGTCTGCATGACTGATTGTCGGAATTTGAGAAACATAACAGCTTCCCGAGGAATGGAAAATGGGGTTATTTGCCCTATCTTCAGTAAAGGCGACAAACTAGACTATAAAAACTTTCGCGCAATCACCGTCCTGAATTCCCACTTACAAAGAGATTCGTGGGATGTTATCAGGCCGGCTACACCTTGCGGAAGATCCTCCAGAAATGGGTACAGAGTGCCAACGCACCATCTATTCATCGATTTCAAAGCCGTATATGATTCAAGAACACGAaaagagctatggagaatcatggacgaaacGGCTTCCCcggaaagctgacaagactgatcgAGGCTACGATGGATAGAATACAGTGCTGTGGGCGAATATCGAGTGGATTATCTGATTCATTCGAGTCCCGCAGGGGGTTTCGACAAGGTTATTGGCTCACTGGTAACGTCCAACAATGATGCCAGCCGCGAGATCCGGAGACGCATTATCAATGGAAGTCGTACCTTCTATGGTCTTCACAAACAGACTTTGCAATcatgcgaaatgttccccgtaCAAAACGCTCATAAAACCGGTTGTCTTCTATGGGCACGAAACGTGAATAATATTCGAAGAGAACCTGCGAGCATCCGGAGTCTTTGAACGACGGATGTTGAGTACCATCTTCGGTGGTGTGCAGGAAGACGGCGTATGGAGGCATGAATCACGAGCTCACGCAACTCACCGGCGAACCTAGTATCAAGAAAGTGATCGAAACTGGAAGGATACGttgggcaggacatgttgcaagaatgtcggacaactatcttgcaaaaatggtgttcatcgaGAATCCGGCTGGCACGACACGACGGGAAGCGCAACGAGCAAGTTGTTAGGACCAAGTGGAGTAAgacatggtgagcacggggTGTCCACTGAaatggagagagagagatagccacgaaccgagttaattgaagaaaaattgtgaatcaggccatgttgtaaagacgtcaagccaaaataaataaaaaaaaatcaggaatgaTCATCTGGGAGAGGATACACTTAGTTCACTACAAATTAATCAGATTATCATTAATTCTGAGTACTGTTAATAGTTTATGATAAAAGTATTAGTGAtcataaattaatgttatgagtgaataataatttcattaaaaaaaaatctttcattttagTAATCAaatcttatttttaattatgtagAAATTATACACCATTGACCTTTTTATTGTgatttatcttgtgttaatacaaaactattgattttttctaacaTCCGGTATTCGGCCGAATAGTAGGTCACGAATAATCCGGCTAGGAATAatcggatagttaccggatatccgtttcatctctaataaTAATCGTTATCTGGCATACTCTTGTTTCTGTCTCTGTCTTATTCGTTTGAATAGTAAAAAGCATTCAGTAAGAACTATTTTTACGATTTTGTTGACAATCTTCTAAAACTCATAACAAACCACCTTTAGATCTGTATAATCTAAGCTACTCCCATATgtgattctgattttttttccttttatccTTCCCATTTTCGTGTAATTTGATCTACAGTACATTTTTCCTTGTTCGAAACTTATTGTCGCTCTCTCAATATTCTACCGGTGAAAATATCTATTatgtaaaaagaaaaaaaagcaatgACTTTATTCGTCATAACTATtgtcctgattcgggtcttgtccaTCAATTGCTAATGTTGGAATTCTaaaaaccagctctgcaattttggaaaaacttcagtttttattttatactcaaaatatcaacaaatcaatattatacactagttgacccggcaaacttcgtcccacccaaaacttgttttttgttatcaataccttcaatcatccacgttttttactatgagcatgttcatgggtccaatcgcagaactgttcattgattgatcttctaatcgaccccgttgaattaaactttttctaaaaaatccctagtatttctaacaaaacttcattataatattagactattttgagacacaattctaaagacagccctaaatggttaaaaaaaattgtgtttcatttgtatggcaaaatccttacataacaattttcatgttgatcggttcagtagtttccgagtccataagaatcagacagacagacagacagacaaaaatccatttttctatatatagatagataatcAATTCAACAACATTCGCCAATAACTCACCATCTCGAACCAAATTCTCCGGTCTATCAGTTTCCTCATTACCGAAGATACCGGAGTGACCTAGAACTCACCAAAAGGAGCCATTGTTCATGATCGCCGAAAATAACAAGTGCTTTTGTAGACGAGGGAGGGTTAATCCTTTGGGGCATGGTGGTATTAAAAATGTCCCATCTTTTTGATGCGTAATAACGCATGGTGGTACCTTTTTTTTACCCACCTagaaatattattattcaaagtAGTTGGCAACACCATTAGCAGAAATACAGTTTGCGTTGGCAAGGTATATCATCATATATCATTGTATAtcttctatataaataaaaatggaaggccaaatgtgttgctaagagcAAAACCCGAAacaggaatggtccgatttgagccgtcttaattttgttgtatttgtctctgtCCATAGATCAATTTTGAATGATATAAAATTTCCGTACAACAtgggtatttttattttctaaaattctgagcttgagcttgggtagactgtacacttcgtagttgctctctgtgattgacctgaaccagcaaaattgcacaaagaacacactgaatgacgcttgggattagcaaatcattctcattgtgcaagtttcggtgattcgagctttacatagtcaataacgacgccgaccatgtccttacagtcaccagggaaagggaaggaatgttagccTATTAAACCTATTAAATTGATTGGACCGACTATACATTCATAAATACAGGTTCTTTTTTTCAATCGCCAATTCAATCGCTACGGCGGGCAGTTACATATcgtaaacctgagaaggtaaccgagagaattcctCTAAACCAATCGACCCTGGGATATATTCAATTATATATCACGGGTACGCTTCATAGAACGCCAATGGCGACGGAggagagttatttttgggatatttatattttctaaaaTTCTGTGCCTCAAAGGGTAAGAAGTTTTCAAGAAGTGTAGGTTCGAACACTTGAGATGAAACGAGAATGAGTAACGAGAAACAGATCATTGTTTATTCACTGGTAATTCATCCGACATTCTTTATACCTCTCATTACATAGTGTTATAGTGTTTTTGAATGTTGAATGGGAGTTATTTTGGTTCAGTAGAGAACATTTTCACTATTTTCGAGGCTGAACCAACGCGGTTACtctggaacatggtggggcgttCACCTCATAAGTTTGTacaaaacaattattttatcGGTCCTCGAGTAGGATAGTTTgcaaagtttttgaattggtgactattttgtatgaataagataaagataaattttttaaagaaatttggctacataggtcgatggtatcacttttttttattaatccgtttatttttacaggctcagttacataggtttaaaggagccacgctcttaaatatatttttactataaaatattaacatgtttccttaattctatggttaataaaataggaaaccgactactcgcggtcgactcgagtttagaagggtgacacacttTGATTGGGAAAAGGATATTGtagcaatgttcacactcacactcgcatttacattcacattctcattcacactcacacttcacactcaattcttaaaactatccttacatctaatatgtattcacaatttaacttattctaatgttagtaggaagggaaccgatagttcgcgaaggacgaaaaggaggggtaaaggatgtaagaacatcacactcgaagatcgatggttttaaggaaaacatatatttgggacatataatcaagatctagccgagccaacacatctctcaccggcacattgggttgctttcctcgagcccgaagggagttttctaaattcgatctggcgacaagatacaactcgcacgaccaaacaacgtgttcgatgtcgtggtaaccatggccacaaacgcagagattgctgtcggcaagattaaaacgaaaaagtagcgcgtctaatgaacaatgattggacatgagtcgggagaaggttcgaataaagtcccgactcaagtccagacttttgaaccatggtttgaggctaaccttagggataattgagtggagccaccggcccaattcatcttcgttccatttacgttgccagttagcgattgtatttttacggactaaagagtaaaattcattgaaggcgatttgacgctgataaatatcgccttcaatcgcacccacctttgctaatgagtcagctctctcattacccggaattgagcaatgtgaagggacccagacaaaggtgatgacataacagcgtctggataaagcactcaaaatttctcgtattctctcaaggaagtacggcgagtgcttttccggcctcactgaacggatagcttcgacagagctaagactatccgttacaatgtaatagtgttcaacaggtcgtgaggcgacgctgtccagcgcccagtgtattgctgacaattcagcaatatacactgagcaaggattctgaagactgtgggaggtgctaaaaaattcgttgaatactccaaatcctgtggactcattcatagaggacccatcagtaaagtacatattatcacaattgatacgcccatactttgcattgaagatcgtaggaacgatccccgatcgatgataatctggaattccatggattttctccttcatgaacagatcaaaatgtacagaggaattgatgtagtcaggaaaacaaacacggttgggaatatacgaagaaggatcaacctgcatggagatgaattcatgatatgaagtcatgaatccagaatgacaatttagcccgatcagctgctcaaaatttccgatcaccaatgggttcgatggtatcacttcattctgacAATATTTCGACAATCCTCGATCCAGAGAGTGGTCGTCCACCTTCCCTTACTCACAACCAAATACCTATCTAGCGCTCATCTAACGCAGCTAACTTGCAGTTTTAATTTGCCTTAGGTTGTTGAACTGCACTCCAGAATGAACGAGTATTCTTGAATTGAATCAATTTCGGGATTCAGCTTTAAGTTTCGGTAGAGCACATTTCAGCCATGACTATCGCTCGTAATACAAAACTCAATCTTAATTGTTAGAATAAAAAATGACCGAACAGAAGGGTTCATGacacatatattttgttttatttccacGCCACGAGCCGTGGCTACTTTTTTGCAGCAAATTAtcattttgtaaacaataataaaaattacgatTATTAAAAACATCGATTTGTTCTGAAACTCGCCCCAGCGAAATGACACAATGCAAATACGCATTGCGCTTGCACCCACGGGTTATCATCATCTGTGCCGCTCTTATTCCGCAGTTGTTCGGTAATTTATAGCATGACTCATGAGGTCTTTCTGTTGCACTTCCAGACGGTGGCTTCGTAGTGCTACAGGGTACCACATATTGGACGGATCTGTTCGTTCGCCACTTTCTATTCCAGACGGAGAAACAGCACAGTATCGACTGCGACGATTTGCTGTTTTTCGTGCGCAAGAAACACGTgaaagggtcttcccgggtgaTGCCAAAGTACGAGACGGAAATCGAAGTGTTCCGAAAAGACTCCCGCAAGCTGCCAATCGGGGATCCGGACGTTGACTGGGAGGAAACGGTGTATCTGAATCTGGTTATACACCAGTTCGACTATATGCTCACACTGGCGATCTGTACCAGAACATCGCCGAAGGAGCTGCAGGTATTGAGGAGACACACACAGAAAGTGTATGCTTCACCCAGCAGaagaaagatggacactaaagGGGAAAGCGAGGAGATCACTTATCCCCACATCTGTTTTATGGTGGATAACTTTGACGAAGTTTTTCACGATATTCTGGTTCGGGATGGGGAAATGGTTTGCGTGGAATTGGTGGCCACCGATCGGGATGGCAGTGTACAGGGTGTGATTTTCCTGGGATCGATACGGTATGATGCGCTGAAGAAAGTTTATGATGCCAGGGTGAGTTTTTTGACGCGGTAATGCAAATAAATCCGAtgataaaaaaatgatttcttcCCCAGCAATCTAGTCTTAGTTCAAAAGTAGCACAACGCATGTCGTTCGGACTGTTCAGTTCCGGAGGGCCACAGACTCGCTGCGAGTTTGTAAGAATGAAAGGTCCGCAAGGCAAAGGCCATGCGGAAATGGCTGTGACTAAGCCGAAAGGTTCCGGCGTGGAGACTCCAACCAGTGAACCGGGGTAGGCgctaaataaattgattgtttccaAAAATCGTTCACTCATTTACTCGTTACAGCTTCTGTGCCACCGATATGTGGGATTCGGAATGGGAGGATGACTGCGATGAATACTACAACTATCGGCACCAGCGCAGACTTAGCGATCCGAGCGCAAACTTAAACAACTTCAGTCGCTATGGATGGAGGTCCAAAAATACGACCGATACATCGTACGGTGGTACTAAGGCTCGGTCCGAGAATGAAGGGTTAGATTGTCTGGCCAATGAAGTGTCCGAAATCGAAGCGGGCGATTTGCGGGATGGTAAGCTAACAACACATAACATTTCTTTCGTGATTGATTCATCTCTCGCTTCAAGATTTCATCCAAAACCCGTTGTTCTAATCAGTGCCGAAAGTATTCACGTTCACAACATTCAAATACGGAGAATTTCAGTCTGCCTTGttttgataacctactgctcaagcgagagtcgataaatgtGGAACAACaatatcaatgaacaccagtggaatgaatagcaacatcagcttgccgtgaagttcatttttcatttgcatcttcattttagccatgatattcgtaacgtcgaagttgaaga
The Toxorhynchites rutilus septentrionalis strain SRP chromosome 2, ASM2978413v1, whole genome shotgun sequence genome window above contains:
- the LOC129765368 gene encoding uncharacterized protein KIAA0930 homolog isoform X3, translating into MASYGTSSPAASMFKSPPTALQLLLEEINFQRTKEMRQLLKDDGGFVVLQGTTYWTDLFVRHFLFQTEKQHSIDCDDLLFFVRKKHVKGSSRVMPKYETEIEVFRKDSRKLPIGDPDVDWEETVYLNLVIHQFDYMLTLAICTRTSPKELQVLRRHTQKVYASPSRRKMDTKGESEEITYPHICFMVDNFDEVFHDILVRDGEMVCVELVATDRDGSVQGVIFLGSIRYDALKKVYDARQSSLSSKVAQRMSFGLFSSGGPQTRCEFVRMKGPQGKGHAEMAVTKPKGSGVETPTSEPGFCATDMWDSEWEDDCDEYYNYRHQRRLSDPSANLNNFSRYGWRSKNTTDTSYGGTKARSENEGLDCLANEVSEIEAGDLRDDFIQNPLF
- the LOC129765368 gene encoding uncharacterized protein KIAA0930 homolog isoform X2 gives rise to the protein MASYGTSSPAASMFKSPPTALQLLLEEINFQRTKEMRQLLKDDGGFVVLQGTTYWTDLFVRHFLFQTEKQHSIDCDDLLFFVRKKHVKGSSRVMPKYETEIEVFRKDSRKLPIGDPDVDWEETVYLNLVIHQFDYMLTLAICTRTSPKELQVLRRHTQKVYASPSRRKMDTKGESEEITYPHICFMVDNFDEVFHDILVRDGEMVCVELVATDRDGSVQGVIFLGSIRYDALKKVYDARQSSLSSKVAQRMSFGLFSSGGPQTRCEFVRMKGPQGKGHAEMAVTKPKGSGVETPTSEPGFCATDMWDSEWEDDCDEYYNYRHQRRLSDPSANLNNFSRYGWRSKNTTDTSYGGTKARSENEGLDCLANEVSEIEAGDLRDELDDGAYNPLWTTKGFTQTFHFWKENRRQQSIPLNAFLTYVTLPWWSIAKDLLDHREQPILTF